The region AACTGGCCAAGAGCGGATTCGATCTTGAGGGCCGCAAGGTGCTCAGCCTGGACACGGGAAAGGTCCAGTTTTTCCGCATCGTCCTCGGCGGGCAGCTCCTGAACATGGAGAAGACCCAGGACGGTTGGATGGACTCCGCCACGGGCAAGGCCTTGCGGGGCATTGACATGGCGTTGTGGCGTCTTAGTGATGTGAAGTTCGAGGCGGCGGCCGTGCCCGCCCTGCCGCCTTCGGCGGATGAGGCCATGACCTGTGAAGCCCGGGACAAGTCCGGAGCTTCGCTGGTTTTGCTGCGTTTTTACACGGACATCGGACTGAGCCCCGGGCTCTGTTGGCTTCGGGTCGAGGGAAGTCCGCTCTGTTATCCGGTTTCGGCACAATTGTTCAAGGATCTTCAAGGGCTTTTTCCCTTGAAGAAATAAGACGGCCGGGCTTTCGAGTCCGCCGCAAGGAGTCGACATGGCGAGAATCACGGTCGAAGATTGTCTGGAAAAGGTCAGCAACCGCTTCCTCATCGTCCAGATGGCCATCAAGCGGGTCAAGCAGTACCGCGAGGGCTACGAACCCCTGGTGGAGACCAAGAACAAGGAAGTGGTCACCGCGCTGCGCGAGATCGCCGAGGGCAAGGTTCTGCCCGGCGCGTCCATCCCCGAGGCGGGGCTGATGATCGAGGCCGAGGCGGAATAATCCA is a window of Desulfovibrio aminophilus DSM 12254 DNA encoding:
- the rpoZ gene encoding DNA-directed RNA polymerase subunit omega, with the translated sequence MARITVEDCLEKVSNRFLIVQMAIKRVKQYREGYEPLVETKNKEVVTALREIAEGKVLPGASIPEAGLMIEAEAE